Genomic window (Paenibacillus sp. PK3_47):
CGAGTTGAATCTGAAATGTTTTGCTTAAATTCTTCATCCATTTTTCAATTGGATAGACTTCAATTACCGGAGAAACGGAGTGATCATAGCGGTCCAATTCTATTTTAATAACAGAATGAGTATCCACCAGAAAGCTGATAATATCCTCACCTTGCTCTGGTATCCACGATAAAACATGTGCGGTTTTCATCTCGGGAAATGCTTTTTGGATGAGATCAAGATACCTGCGCTTAGCGCTATCGTTAAACAAGTGAATTTTAGAAGCGGTTAACTCTTCGCGATATTTTTGTTCCGTCATTGTTCCTTTGAGTCTCATTCTTGAATAAGTCAACGGTCGTCCTCTTTTCCCTTCCGCTACTGTATACCCGCAACTCCAAACGTACTATTGATTACCCTTTCATAGTTATCCCATTCAAAATAAAACGGGCCAATATTTATCTTTTTCATATCAGGCTCAAGGTAGAAGTCCTTCCAAATAACAACATCCTCTTCTTTATCAATTTTTACGGAAATGAACCCGCATCCTTCATCACCGCACCACGGGCATACCATGATGGGATACCTGTACCACATGGTTCCGTGAGGTTTTCTAAGTAAAAAGTAATCAATCATTTCTCTTTGATATTCATCACTCATCCAGCCCAGAGAAGGAACCATATCGTACTTTATAAGCATTGCATTAAGCGATTTCCCGGCTATGATCAGGTCAGCGAACCGGGTGTTTTTCTCTCCCTCACCAATCGGCCCAAAATCAGCGCGGCTTGAGGCTCTTGCTTCCAGAGTACTTATTTTCATCAAGGTTACTCCTTACTGTTCCAAGTTCCGTGTTCTTACCACAGCAGGGTGTCAGGGTGTAAAATGCCTCCAGTTTCCTTCGGAGACCACCTCAGCTGCGCCGTCGATCACTTTAACCGCAGTTTGATCATCAATCGCATATGTTGGTCCCCTCATTCCGGCGGCCCATCTTTCTGCAGCAGCCATGGTGTTATGAGGAAGCATCTCATGATCTACATGCGGGAATATTGCAAAATCAACCAGCCCCAGTGCTTCATCACCACCGGCGGGTGGAGTCCAGCCAACGAAGAATTCCCCGATGTTAGGTGCCATCACCATGCTCCCGGCGCTCATTCCTACATAAACTGCCTGCAGCGACGGCAAGAGGTCTGCCAGTCCGGACTGCCGCATCCAGTGGCTCAGGTAGAGGGCGTCGCCGCCCGCCACCAGGAGGACATCTGTCTCCTGCACCAGCGGTACCCAGCGGTCTTTATGAATGCTTGGCAGCGCAGTGAGCTCCAGCACGCCAACAGACTTCCAGCCCAGGTCAACCATGGGATTCCCGGAATTCCCGCTGATGAACTCCCAGGCTTTAACGCCGGGCCCGACCCAAGGGTGTCCGTACATCGCGGTGGGAATGCACAGGGCGTTTGCATCAGCCATCGGCTTGCCCAGCATGTTAACTAGCGCGCCGTGTATGCTTTTGTTCGTAATGCCCGCAGATGTTAGCAATAATTTCATAGTTTCACTCCTTGTCGTTGTGCGTCCGTTATTCCTTAAGGCTATTTACTTAGGTAGGGGCCTATCAAGAAATTAACTTTTTCACCTCAGCAATAAACAGCTCCGCGTCTGCTTCGACCGTATAAGGAAAAACGCCCTGCTTTGTGTGTAAATAAAGCACCCCATGCCCTTGTCCAAGATCCCGGAATGAAATATCAAAAATTTCTTCAATTATAAACTCACGGTACGCCGAAACAATACGGTCCGGGTAGAGACATAACGAGCGCTGATGAATAATGGTCTCCAGATCACCGGCAGATACGACTCGTTCAATTTTGTAGTAAGGCTGGGTTGCAATGATCATGGATCTCCCTCCACCCGCTTCAGGACTAAAAGAATTCAGCGATTAACATTATTTTTCAGACTTTTCCTGACTTGCTTCCGTCCGGGCCAGCAGATCATCCTGTATACTATTTTCCCATAAAGGAACTCCCGAACGGTAGGCAGCCCGGCCATTCAGATGGCCTGCCACCGGCGAAGTCATGAATACGAACACAATGGCGAGCAGCAGCTTGATGCTGACTGTTCCATCCTTAAACCAAAAGTACAGAAATCCGCCGCCCAGCAAACACAGGACTCCGAAGGTTGCACTTTTGGTAGCGGCATGTGAACGCAGATACACATCGGGCAGCCGCACTAAACCGAAGGCGCTGAGTCCGCAGAAAACAGCTCCAATCACCACCAGAATCGAGCTGAACAATTCACCTGTCATTTGTACTCTCCCCTTCTTCCACAACAACGCCCCGTTCAATAAATCTCGCGAGTGCGGTTGTTCCTATAAACGTCAGAATACCGATCAGCAGAATAACCTCCAGAAAATCCTGGGTATCCAGCAGCATTCCCATAACGGTGATTATAGCGAGTACGTGAATACCTATCGTATCGAGGGCAGCAACCCGGTCTGACCGTGTCGGCCCCTTTAAAAGACGGAATAGGCACGCCAGCATGGCCACACCCAGAATAGCCAATGATGTGGTTAACAGTGTTGACACCATCAGCGCGTCACCTCCATAATAACTCGTTCAAAACTGCCCCGGATTTGGCTGACCATGACCTCTGCATCTTTAATATCAATGGCATGAATATATAAGGTCTTACCATCCTTCGACACATCAAGAGTCAGCGTTCCCGGGGTCAGGCAAATCAGACAAGACAACAATGTAACTTCCCATGCAGAAGTCAACGCTGTCTCATAGGCAAATATTCCGGGACGGATGGCCAGCTTTGGACGGACAATATGGCCGATCACTACAAAATTCGAGACCGTCAACTCACGGATAAAGATCAGCAGCAGCTTTATGACGGACCATACACGTCTTAAATAAAATGGCTGTGTCTGGGGTTTGGATTTTCGAAATAACAACAAGATTGCTATACCGAGTAAATACCCTATAAGGAAACTGGAACCGGAGCTATTGTTATTCACCGCCATCCACAGAAAGGCAATCAACAGGTTGAACAAGAATTGTAAGGCCATGTTATCTACTCCTTCATTATGGCTTGAATGTACTGCGCGGGTGAGGAGAGAACATCACTGGCCTGCGATACATAGGCATTTAGAGTATCTGCCCCTATTCCCATCGCAATGATGAGCAACAGCAGTCCGGCAGCTACAGCCGAAGCACCCTTTAAGCTCACTGCAGGCTGTTCCTTCTCCGGTTCACTCCCCCAGAAGGCCAGCCTGAACACCTTGATTAAGGAATACAGCACCATAAAGCTTGATCCGAGGCCTATAAGAGACAGTGTCAGCATTCCCGCATCCAGCGCGCCGCGGATGATCAGCAGCTTGCCGGCAAAACCGCTGAGCGGCGGAATCCCTACCAGAGCAAGAGCCAGTATAAAGAACATCCAGCCAATAAGCGGATATTTTTTGATCATGCCCCCCATACCGCCTAAGCGGTCTGTGCCTGCAGCGGATATGATCAGCCCGCCAAGTATGAACAGGAGTCCTTTAGCCAATATGTCATGAAGCAGATAAAATACAGCCCCGTTCAGCGAATCCTCTGTTCCCGCAGCGACTCCGAGGGCCACAAACCCTACGCTTATAATAATATTGTAATTAAAAATACGAGGTATATCCTTGTACGCAACTGCCCCCAGAGAGCCCAGAATCATGGTAACTGCAGCCATCCAGGCAATCAGGTTATGGGTAAGTCCTGAATCGTTGACAAACATCAGGGTAAACGTGCGGATGATTGCATACAGTCCCACTTTGGTGAGAAGTGCACCGAATAACGCTCTGATGGCCGACGGAGGTGCGCTGTACGATCCCGGAAGCCAAAAGAACAGGAGCAGCCCGGCTTTTAAGGAAAATACAATTAAAAATAAAACTGCAATGACATTAAGCACGCCGCCTTGTCCCGCTTCGGCAATACGCTGGGACAAATGCGCCATATTAAGCGTTCCGACTGCCGCATAGAGATAGGCTACCG
Coding sequences:
- a CDS encoding oxidoreductase — protein: MMKISTLEARASSRADFGPIGEGEKNTRFADLIIAGKSLNAMLIKYDMVPSLGWMSDEYQREMIDYFLLRKPHGTMWYRYPIMVCPWCGDEGCGFISVKIDKEEDVVIWKDFYLEPDMKKINIGPFYFEWDNYERVINSTFGVAGIQ
- a CDS encoding Type 1 glutamine amidotransferase-like domain-containing protein, whose protein sequence is MKLLLTSAGITNKSIHGALVNMLGKPMADANALCIPTAMYGHPWVGPGVKAWEFISGNSGNPMVDLGWKSVGVLELTALPSIHKDRWVPLVQETDVLLVAGGDALYLSHWMRQSGLADLLPSLQAVYVGMSAGSMVMAPNIGEFFVGWTPPAGGDEALGLVDFAIFPHVDHEMLPHNTMAAAERWAAGMRGPTYAIDDQTAVKVIDGAAEVVSEGNWRHFTP
- the mnhG gene encoding monovalent cation/H(+) antiporter subunit G gives rise to the protein MTGELFSSILVVIGAVFCGLSAFGLVRLPDVYLRSHAATKSATFGVLCLLGGGFLYFWFKDGTVSIKLLLAIVFVFMTSPVAGHLNGRAAYRSGVPLWENSIQDDLLARTEASQEKSEK
- a CDS encoding Na(+)/H(+) antiporter subunit F1 — its product is MVSTLLTTSLAILGVAMLACLFRLLKGPTRSDRVAALDTIGIHVLAIITVMGMLLDTQDFLEVILLIGILTFIGTTALARFIERGVVVEEGESTNDR
- a CDS encoding Na+/H+ antiporter subunit E — protein: MALQFLFNLLIAFLWMAVNNNSSGSSFLIGYLLGIAILLLFRKSKPQTQPFYLRRVWSVIKLLLIFIRELTVSNFVVIGHIVRPKLAIRPGIFAYETALTSAWEVTLLSCLICLTPGTLTLDVSKDGKTLYIHAIDIKDAEVMVSQIRGSFERVIMEVTR
- a CDS encoding Na+/H+ antiporter subunit D, with amino-acid sequence MNNLLVLPILIPLCTAVILIFFKEKLQLQRGISTVSGMLTILITLLLVSRAHNEGILTLQMGGWAPPYGIVFAGDMFALLLVAAASIVSFAILLYSFSSIGEKRERYYYYTFFHFLQVGVYGSFLTGDIFNLFVFFEVMLISSYALISLGGTRLQLRETSKYLLINIVSSTLFVAAVAYLYAAVGTLNMAHLSQRIAEAGQGGVLNVIAVLFLIVFSLKAGLLLFFWLPGSYSAPPSAIRALFGALLTKVGLYAIIRTFTLMFVNDSGLTHNLIAWMAAVTMILGSLGAVAYKDIPRIFNYNIIISVGFVALGVAAGTEDSLNGAVFYLLHDILAKGLLFILGGLIISAAGTDRLGGMGGMIKKYPLIGWMFFILALALVGIPPLSGFAGKLLIIRGALDAGMLTLSLIGLGSSFMVLYSLIKVFRLAFWGSEPEKEQPAVSLKGASAVAAGLLLLIIAMGIGADTLNAYVSQASDVLSSPAQYIQAIMKE